The following are from one region of the Paenibacillus bovis genome:
- a CDS encoding DUF1349 domain-containing protein, whose amino-acid sequence MIMKNVIENFTGQTMDERLQWHCPPQEWEVASDKQVLSLKPLAETDFWQKTHYGFRVDNGHFLFAEVSGDMTVTTRVRTYPVHQYDQAGLMIRFSEHCWLKTSVEFETEGHAKLGVVVTNNGYSDWSTQNFQAGFTELLFRITRVAGDYTVEYAEQQGDTPESTEWNQIRIAHLFDDISDQTPFQCGVYACSPQGHGCQVEFEFLHIERTDKASN is encoded by the coding sequence ATGATAATGAAAAACGTTATAGAAAATTTCACAGGACAGACGATGGATGAACGATTACAGTGGCATTGCCCTCCCCAGGAATGGGAAGTAGCTTCGGACAAGCAAGTGCTCTCTCTCAAGCCTCTTGCCGAAACAGACTTCTGGCAGAAAACCCATTATGGTTTTCGAGTCGATAATGGACACTTTTTATTTGCCGAAGTATCCGGTGATATGACAGTCACTACCCGGGTTCGTACATATCCGGTGCACCAGTATGATCAGGCTGGATTGATGATTCGCTTCTCCGAACACTGCTGGCTCAAAACGTCTGTCGAATTCGAGACCGAAGGTCATGCCAAACTCGGCGTCGTTGTTACCAATAACGGATACTCCGACTGGTCCACCCAGAATTTCCAGGCCGGATTCACCGAGCTGCTGTTCAGAATCACACGTGTTGCCGGTGATTACACCGTCGAATATGCAGAACAACAAGGCGATACTCCCGAATCCACCGAATGGAATCAGATCCGAATCGCGCATCTATTCGATGATATAAGTGATCAGACTCCTTTCCAATGCGGGGTATATGCTTGCAGTCCTCAGGGACATGGCTGTCAGGTCGAGTTCGAATTTCTCCATATCGAGCGAACAGACAAAGCGTCCAACTGA
- a CDS encoding MFS transporter produces the protein MKRIFRLSCAFYFLIGITSVMLGALLPVILPHYGRDYSDGGTLLFLQFIGFLAGVLISPSLSAGIGRKRLLLVALAAITIAYAVMGTMPSWALMVVMTIFVGFGSGIIESSIGAFTIEFAEEQKAVAMTKLDVYFGVGSMLLPALASLYIYLNVWNLSFYTVALSTFVLLLFWLRMPADSSAHLHQDQQKDAATASAAKPRYTGAQLRLLSIFVLFFFVYMGIELGMMNFLPSILIESISISDSAASLSVTFFWGAITIGRLFVGRMAETMSYVPFLIGSALGSMILISALALFSSPIMMYLLIFGVGLFISGLFSIGLVFANTLMPGMVERTTSTLIAAGGIGGSVLQYVIGWSMDRWSFGPTLWIFALFALILLISIILVQQLKSADSSLRAGVESKY, from the coding sequence ATGAAACGGATTTTCAGACTGAGCTGTGCCTTTTACTTTTTGATAGGTATTACCAGCGTTATGCTGGGGGCGCTGCTGCCGGTTATACTGCCCCATTATGGGCGGGATTACAGCGATGGAGGTACACTGCTGTTTCTGCAATTCATCGGGTTTCTGGCGGGGGTACTGATCTCGCCATCCCTGTCTGCCGGAATCGGACGCAAAAGGCTACTGCTGGTAGCACTCGCCGCGATCACCATCGCTTATGCAGTCATGGGAACAATGCCATCTTGGGCATTGATGGTGGTAATGACCATATTCGTGGGCTTTGGCTCGGGTATTATCGAATCCTCGATTGGCGCATTTACGATTGAATTCGCAGAAGAGCAAAAAGCTGTCGCCATGACCAAGCTGGATGTGTATTTTGGCGTCGGTTCCATGCTGCTGCCTGCACTGGCCAGTCTGTATATTTACCTGAATGTCTGGAACCTGTCCTTTTACACCGTGGCGCTGTCGACCTTTGTTCTGCTGCTGTTCTGGCTGCGTATGCCGGCGGACAGTTCGGCACATCTGCACCAGGATCAGCAAAAGGATGCAGCGACCGCATCTGCAGCCAAGCCTCGTTATACAGGTGCCCAGCTGAGACTGCTTTCTATCTTTGTACTATTCTTCTTTGTCTACATGGGGATCGAGCTGGGAATGATGAACTTCCTTCCATCTATTCTGATTGAAAGTATCTCGATCAGCGACTCGGCAGCTTCACTCAGCGTAACCTTTTTCTGGGGAGCGATTACGATCGGTCGATTATTTGTCGGACGTATGGCAGAGACTATGAGCTATGTTCCTTTCCTGATTGGAAGTGCGCTTGGCTCGATGATACTGATTAGCGCTCTGGCACTGTTTTCCAGCCCAATCATGATGTATCTGCTAATCTTTGGCGTCGGACTATTTATATCAGGACTATTCTCGATCGGACTGGTTTTTGCCAATACACTGATGCCCGGTATGGTCGAACGAACGACCAGTACACTGATTGCCGCTGGAGGAATTGGAGGTTCGGTTCTGCAATATGTGATCGGCTGGAGTATGGATCGCTGGTCATTTGGTCCAACCTTGTGGATCTTCGCTTTGTTCGCGCTGATTCTGCTGATCAGTATTATTCTTGTGCAGCAGCTCAAGTCGGCAGATTCCTCCCTCAGGGCAGGCGTGGAATCCAAATATTGA
- a CDS encoding aspartate aminotransferase family protein — MSTTTESRFSIGKGIRLIDDAGNEYLDGVSGTFNLSLGYNHPYVVEKIQEQVGNLTHMSSSFTEPYVDEVLSLLLQEAPNGIDAGWMRDITGSTANECATKIAQKYTGDTDIVSLFYSHHGQTQFATGISGNAFRRKGFPNSSVPNSLHVPVPYCYRCPFQTDPDHCAMQCIEALSDQLEFGGSGSTACMIIEPILGNGGNIIPPMEYFKQLRKLCDEHEMILIADEVQTGVGRTGEMYASTLFDIKPDIITLAKGLGGIGVPVAAVLMQSRLNVLEKHEHSFTSGSNMISLTAAKSTMEVVSAPGFLESVRSKGELLGNLLSPLAELYPDTIGEARGVGLMWGLEIVDADNAPDSRKANAIIDMAFKEENLILRGSRYGFGNVVKVRPSLTVTEDELVEIVGRLERVLQKMG; from the coding sequence ATGTCAACAACTACTGAAAGCCGATTTTCGATTGGAAAAGGAATTCGTTTGATTGATGATGCAGGAAATGAATATCTGGACGGTGTGTCCGGTACGTTTAACCTGTCACTGGGTTACAATCACCCGTATGTTGTTGAGAAAATCCAGGAGCAGGTAGGGAATCTGACGCATATGTCTTCGTCATTTACCGAACCGTATGTAGATGAAGTACTGTCTCTGCTGCTGCAGGAAGCGCCTAATGGAATAGATGCAGGCTGGATGCGTGATATTACCGGTTCAACCGCCAATGAATGTGCAACCAAAATTGCACAGAAGTATACCGGCGATACCGATATCGTCAGCCTGTTCTATTCCCACCATGGACAAACCCAGTTTGCGACCGGTATCTCGGGAAATGCGTTCCGTCGTAAAGGATTCCCGAATTCCTCTGTGCCCAATTCGCTGCATGTGCCTGTTCCTTATTGCTACAGATGTCCTTTTCAGACAGATCCGGATCATTGCGCGATGCAGTGTATCGAAGCATTGTCCGATCAACTGGAATTTGGCGGCTCCGGCTCTACAGCTTGCATGATTATCGAGCCGATTCTGGGCAATGGCGGCAATATTATTCCTCCGATGGAATATTTCAAGCAGCTGCGCAAACTGTGTGATGAGCATGAGATGATTCTGATCGCTGATGAAGTGCAGACAGGTGTCGGCCGTACCGGCGAGATGTATGCGAGTACGCTGTTTGATATCAAACCGGATATTATTACACTGGCCAAAGGACTTGGCGGAATCGGTGTACCGGTCGCTGCTGTTCTGATGCAATCCCGTCTCAATGTGCTGGAAAAGCATGAGCATTCCTTTACCTCGGGCAGCAATATGATCTCGCTGACCGCTGCCAAATCAACAATGGAGGTCGTATCGGCTCCAGGATTCCTGGAAAGTGTACGCAGCAAAGGTGAACTGCTGGGCAATCTGCTGTCTCCGCTGGCAGAGCTGTATCCGGATACGATCGGAGAAGCTCGTGGTGTCGGTCTGATGTGGGGACTGGAAATCGTAGATGCGGACAATGCACCGGATTCGCGCAAAGCCAATGCCATTATTGATATGGCCTTCAAGGAAGAGAACCTGATTCTGCGCGGTTCCCGTTACGGATTCGGTAATGTAGTCAAAGTTCGTCCGTCACTCACCGTAACCGAAGATGAACTGGTGGAAATTGTCGGTCGTTTGGAACGTGTATTACAAAAAATGGGTTGA
- a CDS encoding zinc-dependent alcohol dehydrogenase produces MLSLVYRSAWDVALEERPRPLITGDHDVLVRIHATGVCGTDLGIISGKYHAKSSIILGHESAGEVIEVGARVSTLQPGDRVVIDPTYYCGQCSMCRTGRQNHCLHKSTTETGVSSDGTFTDYYVTEDRFLYKLADHVSYEEATMTEPLSCMLTGINQINLLPNFRTIILGAGPIGMLYSYALASKGITGSIVDISEERMRLAASIAPERWTTYSSFEGALAAISPEDHQVDLVVDTTGVIGTQILSNLAHGGYLMLVGLRDGVSSFNPKEVVDRSLKIIGSIDSLGTFATAHYMIEQGLVPARKLITHTYPLQSYKEAFQTLGCDLNDGTLTSSSSAIKVVLQSC; encoded by the coding sequence ATGTTATCACTTGTCTATCGCTCTGCGTGGGATGTTGCACTGGAAGAAAGACCTCGTCCATTAATTACCGGCGACCATGATGTACTGGTACGTATTCACGCGACTGGCGTCTGTGGTACCGATCTGGGTATTATCAGCGGTAAATACCATGCCAAATCTTCGATTATCCTCGGACATGAATCTGCCGGAGAAGTTATAGAGGTGGGAGCACGTGTAAGTACGCTGCAGCCTGGCGACCGTGTCGTTATTGATCCGACGTATTACTGTGGCCAATGTTCAATGTGCCGTACAGGCCGTCAAAATCACTGTCTTCACAAAAGCACGACCGAGACCGGCGTGAGCAGTGATGGTACGTTTACCGATTATTACGTAACGGAAGATCGCTTCCTTTACAAGCTCGCTGATCATGTCAGCTACGAAGAAGCAACTATGACCGAACCGCTGAGCTGCATGCTGACCGGGATCAACCAGATCAATCTGCTGCCCAACTTCCGTACGATTATCCTGGGTGCCGGTCCGATCGGAATGCTGTACAGCTATGCACTGGCTTCCAAAGGAATTACCGGCAGTATCGTTGATATTTCGGAAGAACGGATGCGTCTGGCCGCTTCGATTGCTCCGGAACGCTGGACTACATATTCTTCCTTTGAAGGAGCGCTTGCTGCGATTTCGCCGGAGGATCACCAGGTCGATCTGGTGGTGGATACAACCGGTGTGATAGGTACGCAGATATTGTCCAATCTGGCGCATGGCGGTTATCTGATGCTGGTCGGACTGCGTGACGGGGTGAGCAGCTTCAATCCCAAAGAAGTCGTGGACCGTAGTCTCAAAATTATCGGTTCGATCGACTCGCTCGGTACGTTTGCGACAGCTCATTATATGATCGAACAGGGATTGGTACCAGCGCGCAAGCTGATTACGCATACGTATCCGCTGCAATCGTACAAGGAAGCTTTCCAGACGCTGGGCTGTGACCTTAACGATGGTACGTTGACTTCATCCTCCAGTGCGATCAAAGTCGTATTGCAATCCTGCTAA
- a CDS encoding HAD family hydrolase gives MTTNPSGTAANAVSSVTGLEPADWRSEPIEGFIFDMDGVLIDSEPIYFEIEKSTFVHFGANVEEEEHHTYVGVTLASMFEQVQQKHLLDCTVEQMLEFHVKHVMDVIREHPELQPFNGLTDWLGWLQQSGIPMVVASSSPRALIELILERLDIRRFFGGMISGEEVAHGKPAPDIFLRAAEILGVAPERCMVIEDSRNGVRAAKSAGMRCIGHQNPGSGNQNLGEADVVIHSYAELWDLRNQLTVTAAQ, from the coding sequence ATGACAACCAATCCAAGCGGAACTGCAGCGAATGCTGTGTCTTCTGTGACGGGCCTAGAGCCGGCAGACTGGAGAAGCGAGCCAATCGAAGGTTTTATTTTCGACATGGACGGGGTGCTGATTGACAGCGAACCGATTTATTTTGAAATCGAAAAAAGTACATTTGTTCACTTTGGTGCCAATGTAGAAGAAGAGGAGCATCATACGTATGTAGGTGTGACACTGGCATCCATGTTTGAACAGGTACAGCAGAAGCATCTGCTGGATTGCACGGTAGAGCAGATGCTGGAGTTTCATGTGAAGCATGTTATGGATGTGATCCGTGAACATCCGGAGCTGCAGCCTTTTAACGGTCTGACCGATTGGCTGGGTTGGCTGCAGCAATCCGGTATACCGATGGTGGTTGCTTCATCGTCTCCGCGTGCACTGATTGAGCTGATTCTGGAAAGGCTGGATATCCGCCGCTTTTTTGGTGGCATGATCAGTGGGGAAGAAGTCGCACATGGCAAGCCGGCACCGGATATTTTCCTGCGAGCAGCCGAGATTCTGGGTGTAGCGCCGGAACGCTGCATGGTTATCGAAGATTCCCGTAATGGTGTACGGGCAGCCAAGTCTGCCGGTATGCGCTGTATCGGACATCAGAATCCGGGCTCGGGTAATCAGAATCTGGGCGAAGCGGATGTGGTTATTCACAGTTATGCGGAGTTATGGGATCTGCGTAACCAGCTGACGGTTACTGCTGCCCAATAA
- a CDS encoding glycerol dehydrogenase → MTERVFISPGKYVQGRDVIQKTGEYVKGIKGDKSLVIADDIVWDIAGNQVLESLDQSSVSYIKAVFNGEASTNEINRLVEIGRENNATIVIGVGGGKTLDTAKAVSDTLGGYTVIIPTTASTDAPTSALSVIYSDEGIFESYKFYNKNPDLILVDTKIIASAPPRFLSSGIADALATWVEARAVIEARATTMAGGLPTLAAEAIARKCEETLFDFGLLAYESVQRKVVTSAVEAVVEANTLLSGLGFESGGLAGAHAIHNGFTVLEGDIHHMTHGEKVAFGTLTQLALEKRPIQEIERYIEFYISLDLPVTLEDLKIANVSDEDLYRVAQAATKPDETSHNLPFKVTADDVKDAIIAADQYSHAYKTKKGHK, encoded by the coding sequence ATGACAGAACGCGTATTTATCAGTCCCGGCAAATATGTACAGGGCAGAGACGTCATCCAGAAAACAGGTGAGTATGTAAAAGGGATCAAGGGAGACAAATCGCTCGTTATCGCCGATGATATTGTGTGGGATATCGCAGGCAACCAGGTACTGGAAAGTCTGGATCAGTCATCTGTGAGCTACATCAAAGCAGTCTTCAACGGAGAAGCATCGACTAATGAAATTAACCGTCTGGTAGAGATTGGCCGAGAGAACAACGCTACGATTGTGATCGGAGTAGGCGGCGGCAAAACGCTAGATACAGCCAAAGCGGTCAGTGATACACTTGGCGGCTACACGGTGATTATCCCGACTACAGCCTCTACAGATGCACCAACCAGTGCATTATCCGTTATTTATTCGGATGAAGGTATATTCGAGAGCTACAAATTTTATAATAAAAATCCGGATCTGATTCTGGTAGATACCAAGATTATCGCGAGTGCACCGCCACGCTTCCTGTCTTCTGGTATAGCGGATGCCTTGGCAACCTGGGTAGAGGCACGCGCTGTAATCGAGGCACGTGCCACGACGATGGCTGGCGGACTGCCTACACTGGCTGCTGAAGCGATTGCGCGCAAATGTGAAGAGACGCTGTTTGACTTTGGTCTGCTGGCATACGAGTCGGTACAGCGCAAAGTGGTAACATCTGCCGTAGAAGCAGTCGTTGAAGCCAATACGCTGCTCAGCGGTCTGGGCTTTGAAAGTGGCGGTCTGGCAGGAGCACATGCGATCCATAACGGCTTCACTGTACTCGAAGGCGATATTCACCATATGACACATGGAGAAAAAGTTGCTTTTGGTACATTGACCCAGCTGGCATTGGAGAAGCGGCCTATTCAGGAAATCGAGCGTTATATTGAATTTTATATCAGTCTGGATCTGCCGGTAACGTTGGAAGATCTCAAAATTGCCAATGTATCCGATGAGGATCTGTACCGTGTAGCACAGGCAGCGACCAAGCCAGATGAGACATCGCATAATCTGCCGTTCAAAGTAACCGCCGATGATGTTAAGGATGCCATTATCGCAGCCGATCAATATTCCCACGCATACAAAACCAAAAAAGGTCACAAATAA